A section of the Acidimicrobiia bacterium genome encodes:
- a CDS encoding FAD/NAD(P)-binding oxidoreductase — translation MSARTVVVLGGGIGGVVAARRLRRRLASDDRVVLIERDPLFRFAPSYLWVMHGDRRPDQITRDLRHLRAKGIEVIEAEVTGIDPAERQATTSAGTIRGDALIVALGARLDPASLPGFTDTAHNIYTVDGAQAAGDAVRSLSAGTVAVLVAGTPYKCPAAPYEAAFLVDDLLRRGGARDRVTVDVYTPEALPMPTAGPAIGDAVVELLGEHGIGFHPGRSATRIDAATNALVFADGGDAHADVLLGVPPHRSPDVVATSGLAGDSGYIPVDPHTLATAVPDVFAIGDVTAIPIARGKLLPKAGVFAEAEARVVADQIAHDWRGRTSRHAFDGKGSCFLEIGDGHSAYAGGDFYAPDGPNVAMRGPGRRWHLAKVVFEQYWMRRWL, via the coding sequence ATGAGCGCACGCACGGTCGTTGTCCTCGGTGGTGGCATCGGTGGTGTGGTCGCGGCGCGTCGGCTGCGCCGCCGGCTCGCCTCTGACGATCGGGTCGTCCTGATCGAACGGGACCCGCTGTTCCGCTTCGCCCCGTCGTACCTGTGGGTCATGCACGGCGATCGCCGTCCCGACCAGATCACCCGCGACCTGCGCCATCTGCGCGCCAAAGGCATCGAAGTGATCGAAGCCGAGGTGACCGGCATCGATCCCGCCGAACGCCAGGCCACCACCAGTGCCGGGACGATCCGCGGCGACGCCCTCATCGTTGCCCTCGGCGCACGCCTCGACCCGGCGTCGCTTCCCGGGTTCACCGACACCGCCCACAACATCTACACGGTCGACGGCGCTCAGGCTGCTGGTGACGCGGTTCGCTCTCTGTCGGCCGGCACGGTCGCGGTGCTCGTGGCCGGCACGCCCTACAAGTGTCCCGCCGCGCCATACGAAGCCGCGTTCCTCGTCGATGACCTGCTGCGCCGCGGTGGTGCCCGCGACCGCGTGACGGTCGATGTCTACACCCCCGAGGCATTGCCGATGCCGACCGCGGGGCCTGCCATCGGCGATGCGGTGGTCGAGTTGCTCGGAGAGCACGGCATCGGCTTTCACCCCGGCCGCAGCGCCACCCGCATCGACGCGGCTACGAACGCGCTCGTCTTTGCCGATGGTGGCGACGCGCATGCCGACGTGCTGCTCGGCGTGCCACCGCATCGGTCTCCCGATGTGGTCGCGACCAGCGGCCTCGCGGGTGACAGCGGCTACATCCCCGTCGATCCCCACACGCTCGCCACCGCCGTACCCGACGTGTTCGCCATCGGCGACGTGACCGCGATCCCCATCGCGCGAGGCAAGCTTCTACCCAAGGCCGGGGTCTTTGCCGAAGCCGAAGCTCGAGTGGTCGCGGATCAGATCGCGCACGACTGGCGTGGCCGGACGTCGCGCCATGCCTTCGACGGCAAAGGCTCGTGTTTCCTCGAGATCGGCGACGGTCACAGCGCGTACGCGGGCGGCGACTTCTACGCACCCGACGGGCCCAACGTCGCGATGCGCGGGCCGGGCCGGCGTTGGCATCTCGCCAAGGTCGTGTTCGAGCAGTACTGGATGCGCCGATGGCTCTGA